A section of the Flavobacterium sp. CG_23.5 genome encodes:
- the coaE gene encoding dephospho-CoA kinase (Dephospho-CoA kinase (CoaE) performs the final step in coenzyme A biosynthesis.): MTKIIGLTGGIGTGKTTIANEFRSLGVPVYIADDEARKLMQSSDVIDAIKIVFGHAVFDDNQLNREKLAQIVFNDPEKLEQLNAIVHPAVKKHFSEWILNQKESPFIIYEAAILFESGGYKNCDLIITVTAPLEIRIQRVMERDKTTREQVLKRINMQWNDEKRILKSDFVIKNTNIEETKSEIVKILKILRIRQNEH; the protein is encoded by the coding sequence ATGACAAAAATTATAGGATTAACGGGTGGTATTGGCACTGGAAAAACTACAATTGCTAATGAATTTCGATCATTAGGAGTTCCGGTTTATATTGCTGATGATGAAGCTAGAAAACTCATGCAGTCCAGTGATGTTATTGACGCAATCAAAATAGTTTTTGGTCATGCCGTTTTTGATGATAATCAACTAAATAGAGAAAAGCTTGCCCAAATTGTGTTTAACGACCCCGAAAAACTGGAGCAACTTAATGCAATTGTTCATCCGGCCGTAAAAAAACATTTCTCGGAATGGATTTTAAATCAGAAAGAGTCTCCGTTTATTATTTATGAAGCAGCAATTTTGTTTGAAAGTGGGGGTTACAAAAATTGTGATTTAATCATTACTGTTACCGCACCTTTAGAAATAAGGATTCAAAGGGTAATGGAAAGAGATAAAACGACCCGTGAGCAAGTTTTAAAAAGAATTAATATGCAATGGAATGACGAAAAACGCATCCTAAAAAGCGATTTTGTCATTAAAAACACAAATATTGAAGAAACTAAATCAGAAATTGTTAAAATTCTTAAAATTTTAAGGATTAGACAAAATGAGCATTAG
- a CDS encoding sensor histidine kinase has protein sequence MNKLFFRLLVLLMSLSLIGIILVQVYWFNTSFKNNDDQFKFHVKQVIGNVADKLQQKEAYSFYDKYNHYKDSTGKIPQKNDLLEFYYVQKNPKTNKTIVYSNSIISEDYKISSTFFDKKFDSDRFKNFNSKRVTEVYNNNNIDNSSVQQNLIPDVKIEKSGNLDVLDNAQFEIFFKDIASAMPIQERVSKEILQKLIKKELEEYGVNTRFEFGIYNNNLATKVKSKDFKYDKNATYSIPIFSDNEGNSKYQLLVTFPHKKKYLLSELVSITVLSIIFTLIILIAYSSALNQLIRQRHISEIKTDFINNMTHEFKTPIATINLALDAIKNPKIIDDKEKVLRYLQMIRDENKRMHAQVENVLRISKLEKKELDIAKESCNAEEIINEAIEHVNLILEDRQGTITTHYDATRKTVLLNDVHFTNVIVNILENAIKYSPDIPKIDVVTENVKDMVIIKIKDNGLGMGKTAQKRIFEKFYREHTGDIHNVKGHGLGLAYVKRIVEDHNGQVYVESEKGKGSTFIIKLPLIN, from the coding sequence ATGAATAAACTTTTTTTTAGATTACTAGTATTATTGATGAGCTTATCCTTGATTGGGATAATTTTGGTTCAGGTATATTGGTTTAATACATCATTTAAAAATAATGATGATCAATTCAAATTTCATGTTAAACAAGTTATAGGTAACGTAGCCGATAAATTGCAGCAAAAAGAGGCTTATAGTTTTTATGATAAATACAATCACTATAAAGACAGTACAGGTAAAATTCCTCAAAAGAATGATTTATTGGAATTTTATTATGTTCAGAAAAATCCTAAAACGAATAAAACTATAGTTTATTCAAATAGCATTATATCAGAAGATTATAAAATATCGTCGACGTTCTTTGATAAAAAATTTGATAGTGATAGATTTAAGAATTTTAATTCTAAACGAGTTACGGAAGTTTACAACAATAACAATATTGACAATTCGTCTGTTCAACAAAACTTAATTCCAGATGTGAAGATTGAAAAATCTGGAAATTTAGATGTTCTAGATAATGCTCAATTTGAGATTTTTTTCAAAGATATTGCTTCAGCAATGCCTATTCAAGAAAGAGTTTCAAAAGAAATATTGCAGAAGCTAATAAAGAAAGAATTAGAGGAATATGGTGTAAATACAAGATTTGAGTTTGGTATTTATAATAATAATTTGGCAACAAAGGTAAAATCAAAAGATTTTAAATATGATAAAAATGCCACTTATTCAATTCCTATTTTTAGTGATAATGAAGGAAATAGTAAATATCAATTATTGGTTACATTTCCTCATAAAAAGAAATATTTATTGTCAGAACTCGTTAGTATAACAGTACTGTCGATCATATTTACGCTAATTATTCTGATAGCATATTCGAGTGCATTAAATCAATTAATTCGTCAACGTCATATATCGGAGATTAAAACAGATTTTATCAACAATATGACTCATGAATTTAAAACGCCTATTGCGACTATTAATTTAGCTTTGGATGCGATAAAAAACCCGAAAATAATTGATGATAAGGAGAAGGTTCTTCGATACCTTCAAATGATTAGGGATGAAAATAAAAGAATGCACGCTCAAGTTGAAAATGTTTTGCGTATTTCTAAATTAGAAAAAAAAGAGTTAGATATAGCTAAAGAATCTTGTAATGCTGAAGAAATTATTAATGAAGCTATTGAGCATGTAAATTTAATATTGGAAGACAGACAGGGTACAATTACAACACATTATGATGCCACAAGAAAGACTGTTTTGCTAAATGACGTTCATTTTACCAATGTGATTGTGAATATTTTGGAAAATGCAATTAAATACTCACCAGATATTCCTAAAATTGATGTTGTTACAGAAAATGTAAAAGATATGGTCATCATTAAGATTAAGGATAATGGACTAGGAATGGGTAAGACAGCGCAGAAAAGGATTTTTGAAAAGTTTTATAGAGAGCATACAGGAGACATACATAATGTTAAAGGGCACGGTTTAGGTTTAGCCTACGTAAAAAGAATTGTTGAAGACCATAATGGTCAAGTATATGTAGAAAGTGAAAAGGGGAAAGGAAGTACCTTTATAATAAAATTACCATTAATAAATTAA
- a CDS encoding response regulator transcription factor, giving the protein MENVNKKILLVEDDLNFGAVLKDYLMLNDFDVTLAKNGMEGFEKFKKDTFDLCILDVMMPYKDGYTLAKEIREKNNEVPIIFLTAKSMKEDVLKGYKAGADDYLNKPFDSEVLLMKIKAIIQRKSSDNKAEQAQFEFNIGKFHFNSKLRFLTFDNEEPIKLSPKENELLKMLILHENDLMPRELALTKIWRDDNYFTSRSMDVYIAKLRKYLKLDEDVEILNIHGEGFRLVVKNKVA; this is encoded by the coding sequence ATGGAAAATGTAAATAAAAAAATACTTTTAGTTGAAGACGACCTTAATTTTGGTGCCGTACTAAAAGATTATTTGATGCTAAATGATTTTGACGTTACTTTAGCTAAAAATGGAATGGAAGGTTTTGAAAAATTCAAAAAAGATACCTTTGATTTATGTATTTTGGATGTTATGATGCCATATAAAGATGGCTATACGCTAGCAAAAGAAATCAGAGAAAAAAATAATGAAGTGCCAATTATTTTCTTAACAGCAAAATCTATGAAAGAGGATGTGTTGAAAGGGTACAAAGCTGGTGCGGATGATTACTTAAATAAACCTTTTGATTCTGAAGTGCTTTTAATGAAAATTAAAGCTATTATTCAAAGAAAATCTTCAGATAATAAGGCGGAACAAGCACAATTTGAATTTAATATTGGTAAATTTCATTTTAATTCAAAACTCCGTTTTTTAACTTTTGATAATGAAGAACCAATAAAATTATCTCCTAAAGAGAATGAATTATTGAAAATGTTGATTCTTCATGAAAATGATTTAATGCCTAGAGAGTTAGCATTAACTAAAATATGGAGAGATGATAACTACTTTACTTCAAGAAGTATGGATGTTTACATCGCTAAATTAAGAAAATACCTTAAGCTAGATGAAGATGTAGAAATTCTTAATATTCACGGTGAAGGATTTAGATTAGTTGTAAAAAACAAAGTAGCATAA
- a CDS encoding acyl-[acyl-carrier-protein] thioesterase: MPIAPHFTSILSKDWVINFTQCAPSGYLKYTDLCNILQLTAAAHSEIGGISFSDMQEFNQAWVLSRMRVEIDALPKWGDVVTVKTWINSLENSRSVRALEMYVNGKKIVGSETFWVVFNTEIRRPEGLALPFDHFQLYPDTRATKHGFSKINLNHQKEMVFEKTVFLSDLDIVNHVNNVKYLEWCLDHIDEKLILNQQIASFEMNFLKELSFKDSVIIHKSLNENATTFSITKEDKTSFALQLNWK, translated from the coding sequence ATGCCAATAGCTCCACATTTCACTTCCATTCTTAGCAAAGATTGGGTAATCAATTTTACTCAATGTGCACCAAGCGGCTACTTAAAATATACTGATTTGTGCAATATCCTGCAGTTAACAGCCGCAGCACATTCGGAAATTGGCGGAATTAGTTTTTCTGACATGCAGGAATTCAACCAAGCTTGGGTTTTGAGCAGAATGCGAGTTGAAATCGATGCTTTACCTAAATGGGGAGATGTAGTGACAGTAAAAACTTGGATTAATTCTTTAGAAAATTCCCGTTCGGTACGTGCGCTTGAAATGTACGTCAATGGAAAAAAAATAGTCGGTTCGGAGACTTTTTGGGTTGTTTTTAATACTGAAATTCGCCGACCAGAAGGTTTGGCCTTACCATTCGACCATTTTCAATTGTATCCTGATACAAGAGCTACAAAGCATGGCTTTTCAAAAATTAATTTGAATCATCAAAAAGAAATGGTCTTTGAAAAAACAGTTTTCTTATCCGATTTGGATATTGTAAATCACGTAAATAATGTAAAATATTTGGAATGGTGTCTAGATCATATAGACGAAAAACTAATTCTAAACCAACAAATTGCAAGTTTTGAAATGAATTTTCTTAAGGAGTTATCTTTCAAAGACAGCGTGATCATTCATAAAAGTTTAAATGAAAACGCGACTACATTTAGTATCACGAAAGAAGATAAAACCAGTTTCGCTTTGCAATTGAATTGGAAATAA
- the miaA gene encoding tRNA (adenosine(37)-N6)-dimethylallyltransferase MiaA, with product MKYLITIIGPTAIGKTSLSIMLANYFNCEIISCDSRQFFKEMSIGTAVPSNSELAAAKHHFIQNISIFDNYTVGDFEKEAMSKLDELFLTNDYAILVGGSGLYVDSILKGFDEFPEIDPSVRLDVNSNYEKLGIGYLQQKLEVLDPDYYARLTKENPQTLQNPQRMMRFVEVCLGSGKPYSSFLNQKQNSRNFTPILIGLEAERNVIYNRINLRVDSMMNEGLLAEAKALFPNKELNALQTVGYRELFSYFDREITLEFAIEEIKKNTRRFSKRQLTWFKRNENTKWFNFETPYEEIVSYINSKK from the coding sequence ATGAAATACTTAATAACCATTATCGGACCCACAGCTATTGGAAAAACTTCCTTAAGTATTATGCTCGCAAACTATTTCAATTGCGAAATTATTTCCTGCGACAGCCGACAATTTTTCAAAGAAATGAGCATAGGAACAGCAGTTCCAAGCAATTCAGAGCTAGCGGCAGCAAAACATCATTTCATTCAAAATATTTCAATTTTCGATAATTATACAGTAGGTGATTTTGAGAAAGAAGCCATGTCTAAACTCGATGAATTATTTTTGACAAACGATTATGCTATTTTAGTTGGCGGATCCGGCTTGTATGTGGATTCGATTCTGAAAGGTTTTGATGAATTTCCTGAAATTGATCCTTCAGTTCGCTTAGATGTAAATTCAAATTATGAAAAATTGGGAATTGGGTATTTGCAACAAAAACTAGAAGTATTAGATCCAGATTATTACGCAAGATTAACAAAAGAAAATCCACAAACTTTACAAAATCCACAACGAATGATGCGTTTTGTAGAAGTATGCTTGGGTTCTGGAAAACCATATTCATCTTTTTTAAATCAAAAACAAAACAGTCGCAACTTCACTCCTATTTTAATTGGACTTGAAGCAGAAAGAAACGTAATATACAATCGAATCAATCTACGTGTTGATAGTATGATGAACGAAGGTTTATTGGCTGAAGCCAAAGCTTTATTTCCAAACAAGGAATTGAATGCATTGCAAACCGTGGGCTATAGAGAATTATTTAGTTATTTTGATCGTGAAATCACATTAGAATTTGCCATCGAAGAAATAAAGAAAAACACGAGACGGTTTTCTAAGCGCCAATTGACTTGGTTTAAAAGAAATGAAAATACCAAATGGTTTAATTTTGAAACTCCGTATGAAGAAATTGTCAGTTATATAAATTCAAAGAAATAG
- a CDS encoding exonuclease domain-containing protein has translation MYAILDIETTGGQFNEEGITEIAIYKFDGHEVVDQFISLVNPEIPIQPFVVKLTGINNEMLRGAPKFFEVAKRIVEMTNDCVIVAHNASFDYRILRTEFRRLGYDFEAKTLCTVELSKKLLPEQPSHSLGKLVRALGIPMADRHRASGDALATVKLFKILLEKDLEKEIVKDFIKLEVEKGIAPKLLDIVSSLPSTTGIYYIHNEKGNLIYIGKSRNIKKRINQHFTGTSTKCKKIQTDVFTVTYDETGSELIALLKESEEIKINKPILNRAQRKSIFQFALYAEKDEKGYLNLKLQKADGRKKEITSFTSLQEGKNALFRITSHYNLCQKFTGLYTSKTNCFQYSIKECDGACIGEVSPEIYNARVLEFIEKNSFENQNMILIDKGRNISERSAVLIENGIYKGYAFYDLNYQIHNIEILRNIIIPMQNNRDTKNIIQGHVRRSKTLKVINF, from the coding sequence TTGTACGCAATACTTGACATAGAAACCACAGGAGGACAATTCAACGAAGAGGGAATAACTGAAATCGCCATCTATAAATTTGATGGACATGAGGTTGTGGACCAATTCATCAGTTTAGTCAATCCGGAAATCCCGATTCAGCCATTTGTGGTGAAATTAACTGGAATCAATAATGAAATGTTGCGCGGTGCTCCCAAATTTTTTGAAGTAGCCAAACGTATTGTCGAAATGACAAATGATTGTGTCATAGTAGCGCACAATGCCTCTTTCGATTATAGAATTTTACGCACTGAGTTTAGACGATTAGGCTATGATTTTGAAGCAAAAACACTTTGCACTGTAGAATTATCAAAAAAACTATTACCAGAGCAACCTTCGCATAGTTTAGGAAAACTAGTGCGTGCCCTTGGAATCCCAATGGCAGATAGACACAGAGCCAGTGGAGATGCATTGGCTACAGTCAAATTATTCAAAATTCTTTTAGAGAAAGATCTAGAAAAAGAAATTGTAAAAGATTTTATCAAACTCGAAGTTGAGAAAGGAATTGCTCCAAAACTGCTAGACATTGTTAGTAGTTTACCTTCTACAACTGGTATCTATTACATTCACAATGAAAAAGGTAACCTGATTTATATTGGCAAAAGCCGAAACATAAAAAAACGAATAAATCAGCATTTTACAGGGACTTCAACTAAATGCAAAAAGATTCAAACCGACGTTTTTACCGTAACGTACGATGAAACCGGAAGCGAATTGATTGCTTTATTAAAAGAAAGTGAAGAAATAAAAATCAATAAACCTATTCTAAACAGAGCCCAACGAAAAAGCATATTTCAATTTGCATTGTATGCTGAAAAAGATGAAAAAGGCTATTTGAACCTAAAACTTCAAAAAGCAGACGGTCGAAAAAAAGAAATCACCTCATTTACCTCTTTGCAGGAAGGGAAAAATGCCTTGTTTAGAATCACTTCCCATTATAATTTATGTCAAAAATTTACGGGATTATATACCTCAAAAACAAACTGCTTTCAATACAGCATAAAAGAATGTGATGGCGCTTGCATTGGTGAAGTTTCTCCTGAAATATACAACGCTAGAGTCCTTGAATTTATAGAAAAAAACTCCTTCGAAAATCAAAACATGATTCTTATCGACAAAGGAAGAAATATCAGTGAACGATCCGCTGTTTTGATAGAAAACGGAATTTACAAAGGCTATGCGTTTTATGATTTGAACTATCAAATACACAATATTGAAATCCTAAGAAATATTATCATTCCTATGCAAAATAATCGTGATACCAAGAATATTATTCAGGGCCATGTTCGAAGAAGCAAAACGCTAAAAGTGATAAATTTTTAA
- a CDS encoding YggS family pyridoxal phosphate-dependent enzyme: MSIAQNLLSIKSTLPEHITLVAVSKTKPVPDLMEAYEAGQRIFGENKIQEMAEKWEQMPKDIQWHMIGHVQTNKVKFMAQFVSLIHGVDSLKLLQEINKQAQKNNRIIDCLLQIHIAEEETKFGLDEEELSSLLSSNEFQEMKNIRVVGLMGMATFTDNKEQIKKEFTHLKSIFDTIRSRDALQCISTLSMGMSGDYQLAIDCGSTMIRIGSSIFGGRN, from the coding sequence ATGTCGATAGCTCAAAACTTACTCTCCATAAAATCTACTTTACCAGAGCATATAACCTTAGTTGCTGTCTCTAAAACTAAACCCGTTCCTGACTTAATGGAAGCATATGAAGCAGGACAACGCATTTTTGGAGAAAACAAAATCCAGGAAATGGCGGAAAAATGGGAACAAATGCCAAAAGACATTCAATGGCACATGATTGGTCATGTTCAGACGAATAAAGTCAAATTTATGGCACAATTTGTGAGCTTAATTCATGGAGTAGATAGTCTGAAATTACTACAGGAAATCAATAAACAAGCACAAAAAAATAACAGAATTATTGATTGCTTATTGCAAATTCATATCGCTGAAGAGGAAACTAAATTTGGTCTTGATGAAGAGGAATTGTCTTCTCTATTATCTTCTAATGAATTTCAAGAAATGAAAAATATTAGAGTGGTGGGATTGATGGGAATGGCAACATTTACGGATAACAAAGAGCAAATTAAAAAAGAATTTACTCATTTGAAATCGATTTTTGATACCATTCGCAGTAGAGATGCACTGCAATGCATCTCTACGTTGTCAATGGGAATGTCAGGCGATTATCAACTCGCAATTGACTGCGGAAGCACAATGATTCGAATAGGAAGTAGTATCTTTGGAGGAAGAAATTGA
- a CDS encoding DUF1015 domain-containing protein, translating into MAKIVPFQAVRPTRDKVCLVTCRSYEEYVNAELAAQLDFNPLSFLHILKPAYTNQETVSFEKRYRQVHQKYQEFKNEIILVKDKKPAIYIHKIVTKTHSFTGIIVGTSVEDYRNNVIKKHEDILAFRVQLLKDYMKYAEFNTEPVLMTYPDNKTIENWIFNCTQKLADFEFSTTKKEVHYLWKIEDTLEINWIQKIFEKTESLYIADGHHRTEALKLLSEENKNPENTTKDYILSYLISENNVKIYEFNRLVKDLNGFSKEDFITALNVNFIVENKHKQPVQPSEKHQFGMYLDNNFYSLILRKENTVFNSALESLDTQILYKKVLLPLLAIEDLRNDERIEYISGKQSVLEVKDKIDQGEFEVGFILYPSNITEIKDLADNNLIMPPKSTYIEPKFRSGLVIYEF; encoded by the coding sequence ATGGCAAAAATAGTTCCTTTCCAAGCGGTCAGACCCACTCGTGATAAAGTTTGCCTAGTCACTTGTCGTTCCTATGAAGAATATGTGAATGCCGAGTTAGCAGCACAATTGGATTTTAATCCGTTATCGTTTTTGCATATTCTAAAACCAGCCTATACCAATCAGGAAACTGTTTCTTTTGAAAAAAGATACCGACAGGTACATCAAAAATACCAGGAATTCAAAAATGAAATTATATTAGTTAAAGATAAAAAACCGGCGATTTATATTCATAAAATCGTGACCAAAACACATTCTTTCACCGGAATTATTGTAGGAACAAGTGTGGAAGATTATCGTAATAATGTTATAAAAAAACACGAAGATATTTTAGCCTTTCGAGTACAATTACTGAAAGATTATATGAAATATGCCGAGTTCAATACGGAGCCAGTTTTAATGACTTATCCTGACAATAAAACAATAGAAAATTGGATTTTTAACTGTACTCAAAAACTAGCCGATTTTGAATTTTCTACAACCAAAAAAGAGGTTCATTATCTGTGGAAAATTGAAGATACTTTAGAAATTAATTGGATACAAAAAATATTCGAAAAAACAGAAAGTCTTTATATCGCTGACGGACATCATCGTACAGAAGCTTTAAAATTACTATCCGAAGAAAATAAAAATCCGGAAAACACTACAAAGGATTATATATTAAGCTACTTAATTTCGGAAAATAATGTTAAAATTTACGAATTTAATCGATTAGTAAAAGATTTAAACGGTTTCTCGAAAGAGGATTTTATCACGGCATTGAATGTGAATTTTATTGTTGAAAATAAACACAAACAACCTGTTCAACCTTCTGAAAAACATCAGTTCGGAATGTACCTTGACAATAACTTTTATAGCTTAATTTTACGAAAGGAAAACACTGTTTTTAATAGCGCATTAGAGAGTTTAGACACTCAAATTTTGTATAAAAAAGTACTTTTACCTCTACTTGCAATCGAAGATTTACGCAATGATGAACGTATCGAGTACATTTCTGGGAAGCAATCCGTTTTAGAAGTAAAAGATAAAATTGATCAAGGGGAATTTGAAGTTGGCTTTATTCTTTATCCTTCAAACATTACGGAAATTAAAGATTTAGCCGATAACAATTTGATCATGCCCCCAAAAAGCACCTATATCGAACCAAAGTTCAGAAGTGGTTTAGTGATTTATGAATTTTAG
- a CDS encoding 3-hydroxyacyl-CoA dehydrogenase family protein, translating to MKTIAVIGAGTMGNGIAHTFAQSGFTVKLIDLSEKSLDKGMATIAANLDRMVSKGTITEEDKAKTITNIITYTDIKDGVVGADLVVEAATENVELKLNIFKQLNEACSHNTILATNTSSISITQIGAVVAHPERVIGMHFMNPVPIMKLVEIIRGYTTSDEVTKIIMDLSEKLGKTPVEVNDYPGFVANRILMPMINEAIETLYNKVAGVYEIDTVMKLGMGHPMGPLQLADFIGLDVCLAILNVMYDGFKNPKYAPCPLLVNMVRAGKMGVKSGEGFYDYSESKKAEKISKQFT from the coding sequence ATGAAAACAATAGCAGTAATCGGAGCGGGAACAATGGGTAATGGAATTGCTCACACATTTGCTCAAAGTGGTTTTACCGTAAAACTAATTGATCTTTCCGAAAAATCACTTGACAAAGGAATGGCAACTATTGCCGCTAATTTAGACAGAATGGTTTCAAAAGGAACGATAACTGAAGAAGATAAAGCAAAAACGATTACCAATATTATAACGTATACTGACATAAAAGATGGCGTTGTGGGAGCAGATTTAGTGGTTGAAGCGGCTACCGAAAATGTTGAATTGAAATTAAATATCTTCAAGCAATTGAATGAGGCTTGTTCTCATAATACTATTTTGGCAACCAATACTTCTTCTATTTCTATCACTCAAATTGGAGCTGTCGTAGCACATCCAGAGCGCGTTATTGGAATGCACTTTATGAATCCAGTGCCCATCATGAAACTCGTTGAAATCATTCGAGGCTACACTACTTCGGACGAGGTGACGAAAATTATCATGGATTTATCCGAAAAATTAGGAAAAACTCCAGTGGAAGTAAATGATTATCCTGGATTTGTCGCCAATAGAATTTTGATGCCAATGATCAACGAAGCCATTGAAACTTTATACAACAAAGTCGCTGGTGTTTATGAAATTGACACGGTAATGAAATTAGGGATGGGACACCCAATGGGACCTTTACAATTAGCTGATTTTATTGGTCTTGACGTATGTTTAGCCATCTTAAATGTAATGTATGATGGTTTCAAAAACCCGAAATATGCGCCTTGCCCGTTACTGGTAAATATGGTTCGCGCAGGAAAAATGGGTGTAAAATCTGGTGAAGGTTTCTATGATTATTCGGAAAGTAAAAAAGCAGAAAAGATTTCTAAACAATTTACATAA
- a CDS encoding Gfo/Idh/MocA family protein: MLKIGVLGAGHLGKIHLRLLQQSEKYELVGFYDPNQENAEKVSKEFGYKHFSTIATLIHAVDVIDIVTPTLSHYKCAKVAIKSGKHVFIEKPISNTVEEAEEIIALAKEYNVKGQVGHVERFNPAFIATKNMIENPMFIETHRLAEFNPRGTDVPVVLDLMIHDIDAILSVVKSKVKNISASGVSVISDTPDIANARIEFENGCVANLTASRISMKNMRKSRFFQKDAYISVDFLEKKCEVVKMKDAPEVPGDFDIILQNAEGVKKQIYFSNPDVEQNNAILDELDSFADAINNNTTPVVTLEQATEALRVAYQIIDCFKK, encoded by the coding sequence ATGCTGAAAATTGGAGTGTTAGGTGCGGGTCATCTGGGTAAAATACATTTGCGTTTATTACAACAATCTGAAAAATATGAATTAGTTGGTTTTTACGACCCAAACCAAGAAAATGCCGAAAAGGTTTCTAAAGAATTTGGTTACAAACATTTTAGCACGATAGCTACACTTATTCATGCTGTTGATGTAATTGATATTGTCACTCCTACTCTTTCTCATTATAAATGTGCTAAAGTTGCTATCAAGTCAGGCAAACACGTTTTTATAGAAAAACCTATTTCAAATACAGTTGAAGAAGCCGAAGAAATAATCGCTTTGGCAAAAGAATACAATGTTAAAGGTCAAGTTGGTCATGTAGAACGATTTAATCCTGCATTTATCGCAACCAAAAACATGATCGAAAACCCAATGTTTATTGAAACACATCGATTGGCTGAATTCAATCCTCGCGGTACGGATGTGCCTGTAGTTTTGGATTTAATGATTCATGACATTGATGCAATTTTAAGTGTGGTAAAATCTAAAGTAAAAAACATTAGCGCAAGCGGAGTTTCTGTTATCAGCGACACTCCCGATATTGCTAACGCCCGAATCGAATTCGAAAATGGATGTGTGGCTAATTTAACTGCCAGTAGAATTTCGATGAAAAACATGCGTAAATCACGTTTTTTCCAGAAAGATGCTTATATCTCAGTCGATTTCTTAGAAAAGAAATGTGAAGTAGTAAAAATGAAAGACGCTCCAGAAGTTCCTGGTGATTTTGATATCATTTTGCAAAACGCTGAAGGAGTTAAAAAACAAATCTACTTTTCAAATCCTGATGTAGAACAAAACAATGCAATTCTTGACGAACTAGATTCATTTGCAGATGCCATCAATAATAACACTACTCCTGTTGTAACCCTAGAACAAGCAACGGAAGCGCTTCGCGTGGCCTATCAAATTATTGATTGCTTTAAAAAATAG
- a CDS encoding protein-L-isoaspartate(D-aspartate) O-methyltransferase, protein MKDTAKHQGLRNQLVSTLEQKGITDKNVLDAIKKIPRHLFLNSSFEDYAYQDKAFPIGAGQTISQPYTVAFQSQLLEIKKEHKVLEIGTGSGYQTAVLCMMGAKVFSVERQNELFKTTSLLFPKLNIRPKHLSFGDGYKGLPGYAPFDSIIVTAGAPFIPQPLMSQLKIGGRLVIPLGEEVQIMTLLIRKNETQFEKHEFGEFRFVPLLEDKN, encoded by the coding sequence TTGAAAGATACAGCCAAACATCAAGGACTTCGGAATCAATTAGTAAGCACTTTGGAACAAAAAGGGATTACTGATAAAAATGTTTTGGATGCAATAAAAAAGATTCCAAGGCACTTATTTTTAAATTCCAGTTTTGAAGATTATGCTTATCAGGACAAGGCATTTCCTATTGGTGCTGGTCAAACTATTTCTCAACCCTATACCGTAGCTTTTCAATCCCAGTTATTGGAAATAAAAAAAGAGCATAAAGTTTTAGAAATAGGAACTGGTTCGGGATATCAAACGGCTGTATTATGTATGATGGGAGCGAAAGTTTTTAGTGTGGAAAGACAAAATGAATTGTTTAAAACAACCTCTTTGTTATTTCCAAAACTAAATATTCGTCCTAAACATCTTTCTTTTGGAGATGGGTATAAAGGATTACCCGGATATGCTCCGTTTGACAGCATCATTGTAACTGCTGGCGCTCCGTTTATTCCTCAACCATTGATGTCACAATTAAAAATAGGAGGTAGGCTAGTTATTCCGCTAGGAGAAGAGGTACAAATTATGACTTTGTTGATTCGTAAAAACGAAACCCAATTCGAAAAACATGAGTTTGGAGAATTCCGATTTGTACCATTATTAGAAGATAAAAATTAA